One segment of uncultured Desulfobacter sp. DNA contains the following:
- the rocD gene encoding ornithine--oxo-acid transaminase — MKTKEYIDLEDRYGARNYKPLDIVLCRGEGIWVWDVDGNRYLDCLSAYSAVNQGHCHPKIRQAMLEQADKLTLTSRAFRNDQLPLLYEQLCRLTNSHKVLPMNSGAEAVETVIKCARKWGYESKGIARDQAQIIVCQNNFHGRTLSIIGFSTDDNARENFGPFTPGFVTIPFGDAAALEDAITPDTVAFLVEPIQGEAGVIIPPRGYLKKVRKICTRNNILMILDEIQTGLGRTGKLLAEEHEGVQADLTLIGKALSGGFYPVSAVLSNEAVLGLLQPGQHGSTFGGNPMACAVARMALTVLVEENMVENAAQMGTYFLDQLNKIKHPAIKEIRGIGLMIAVELHEGTKGGARAICEDLSHMGILCKETHTYTIRFAPPLIIGKADIDWAVEKINQAFKNLK, encoded by the coding sequence ATGAAGACAAAAGAATATATCGACCTTGAAGACCGTTACGGTGCCAGAAACTACAAACCCCTGGACATTGTTCTTTGCCGGGGCGAAGGCATCTGGGTATGGGATGTGGACGGCAACCGATACCTGGACTGCCTGTCTGCCTATTCCGCCGTGAACCAGGGCCACTGCCACCCCAAGATCCGTCAGGCCATGCTGGAACAGGCCGATAAACTGACCCTGACCTCCCGGGCCTTCCGCAATGACCAGCTGCCCCTTTTGTATGAGCAGTTGTGCCGCCTGACCAACTCCCACAAGGTGCTGCCCATGAACTCCGGGGCTGAGGCCGTTGAAACCGTGATCAAGTGTGCCAGAAAATGGGGATATGAATCCAAAGGGATTGCCAGAGACCAGGCTCAGATCATCGTATGCCAAAACAATTTTCACGGCCGGACCCTGTCCATCATCGGGTTCTCCACCGACGACAACGCCCGGGAAAATTTCGGCCCCTTTACCCCGGGGTTTGTCACCATTCCCTTTGGGGATGCCGCGGCCCTTGAAGATGCCATCACCCCCGACACCGTGGCCTTTTTAGTGGAACCCATCCAGGGAGAAGCCGGTGTTATCATCCCGCCCAGGGGATATTTAAAGAAAGTTCGAAAGATCTGCACCCGGAACAATATCCTGATGATTTTAGATGAAATCCAGACCGGCCTTGGCCGGACCGGCAAGCTTTTGGCCGAAGAACACGAAGGGGTTCAGGCCGACCTGACCCTCATCGGCAAGGCGTTGTCCGGCGGATTCTACCCGGTCTCTGCGGTGCTCTCCAATGAGGCGGTACTCGGGCTGCTTCAGCCGGGCCAGCACGGCTCCACCTTTGGCGGCAACCCCATGGCCTGTGCCGTGGCCCGCATGGCTTTAACGGTTCTGGTTGAAGAAAATATGGTGGAAAATGCGGCACAGATGGGCACCTATTTTCTGGATCAGCTCAACAAAATCAAACACCCGGCCATCAAGGAAATACGGGGGATCGGCCTGATGATCGCCGTTGAACTTCATGAGGGGACAAAAGGCGGTGCCCGGGCCATTTGTGAGGATCTTTCCCACATGGGTATCCTGTGCAAGGAAACCCACACCTATACCATCCGCTTCGCCCCGCCCCTGATCATTGGAAAGGCCGATATTGACTGGGCCGTTGAAAAAATCAACCAGGCCTTTAAAAATTTAAAATAG
- the gcvA gene encoding transcriptional regulator GcvA, with product MQNPHICHLPSLNGLKAFEAAARHLSFTRAARELSVTQGAVSRQVKLLETALNVVLFHRHHRELVLTDQGRVLSRDLARAFDIISNALERLTRHPHDLNLKVHPTFAIRWLIPKLHLFQALYPDIQVRFTTSSVNVDFSRENFDAGITHLGEKIPGVNRQVILTEQLVVVCSPKLARGNPGLCRPGDLKHHMLLHNSPDLKEWAAWADQNGVPDLPLDKGQVFEVDDAALQAATAGIGVALGDLFLIREELASGRLAAPFGLATIKTGGYYFSWPDSHQTTQGVQLFKEWLTKALLLDQKRDRTALQGVGGIK from the coding sequence ATGCAAAATCCCCATATCTGCCATCTGCCGTCCCTGAACGGGCTCAAGGCGTTTGAGGCGGCCGCGCGGCATCTGTCCTTTACCCGGGCGGCCCGGGAACTGAGCGTGACCCAGGGCGCGGTGAGCCGCCAGGTCAAGCTTCTGGAAACCGCGCTTAACGTGGTGCTGTTCCACAGGCATCACCGGGAACTTGTCCTGACCGATCAGGGCAGGGTGCTTTCCCGGGACCTTGCCCGGGCCTTTGACATTATCTCCAATGCCCTGGAGCGCCTGACCCGCCATCCCCATGATTTAAACTTAAAGGTTCACCCCACCTTTGCCATCCGCTGGCTGATTCCAAAGCTTCATCTCTTTCAGGCCCTTTACCCGGACATCCAGGTCCGGTTTACCACATCCAGTGTCAATGTGGATTTTTCAAGGGAGAATTTTGATGCGGGCATCACCCATCTGGGTGAAAAAATCCCCGGCGTGAACCGGCAGGTGATTCTCACGGAACAGCTCGTTGTGGTCTGTTCTCCCAAACTCGCCCGGGGTAATCCCGGCCTTTGCCGCCCTGGAGACTTGAAACACCACATGCTGCTCCATAACAGCCCCGATTTAAAGGAGTGGGCCGCATGGGCCGACCAGAACGGCGTGCCGGATCTTCCCCTGGATAAAGGGCAGGTGTTTGAGGTGGATGATGCCGCTCTCCAGGCTGCCACGGCAGGCATAGGGGTGGCATTGGGGGATCTGTTTCTGATAAGGGAGGAACTGGCCTCCGGCCGGCTGGCAGCGCCCTTTGGCCTTGCCACGATAAAAACAGGCGGTTACTATTTTTCATGGCCTGATTCTCATCAAACCACACAGGGCGTTCAATTGTTCAAAGAATGGTTGACCAAAGCCCTTTTGCTGGATCAAAAAAGAGACCGGACGGCTTTGCAGGGGGTAGGGGGAATAAAATAA
- a CDS encoding MarR family transcriptional regulator, whose product MNSHRTLNNVLRIKRLYSYLNKNRTQWLSTFDITATQCDILMFLYDNMDNKEINQKSLEEYLMVSNPAVSGVIKRLQDKGLISSKQSTIDARNKCLTLTKPGLHCAQTIIEKGRDSQDLLLIKGMTKEEADQFQKLLNHALKNLEVKKGK is encoded by the coding sequence ATGAATTCACACCGTACGCTTAATAATGTCTTACGGATCAAACGACTATACTCCTACCTGAACAAAAACCGAACCCAATGGCTCTCCACCTTTGACATCACCGCAACCCAATGTGATATTCTCATGTTTCTGTACGATAACATGGACAATAAGGAAATAAATCAAAAATCCCTTGAAGAATACCTTATGGTCAGTAACCCTGCCGTTTCAGGCGTCATAAAGCGGCTCCAGGATAAAGGGCTTATCTCAAGCAAACAAAGCACCATTGATGCCCGGAACAAATGCCTGACGCTTACAAAACCCGGACTTCATTGTGCCCAAACCATTATTGAAAAAGGAAGGGACAGCCAGGACCTTCTGTTGATAAAGGGCATGACCAAAGAGGAGGCGGACCAGTTTCAAAAACTCCTGAACCATGCGTTAAAAAATCTGGAAGTCAAAAAAGGAAAATAA
- a CDS encoding molybdopterin-dependent oxidoreductase, with translation MVIDPRMSWAATRADLWLRPRPGTDGALALGLLNVIINENLYDKEFVEKWTHGFDELKQRVQEYPVQKVSQITWVPAEDIVKAARRKIPQ, from the coding sequence GTGGTGATTGACCCGCGCATGTCCTGGGCCGCTACCCGTGCCGACCTGTGGCTGCGTCCCCGTCCCGGGACAGACGGCGCGCTGGCCCTGGGACTGCTCAATGTCATTATCAATGAAAACCTTTATGATAAGGAGTTTGTCGAGAAATGGACCCACGGCTTTGACGAACTCAAACAACGGGTTCAGGAATACCCGGTACAAAAAGTCTCCCAAATCACCTGGGTCCCGGCAGAAGATATCGTCAAGGCGGCCCGAAGGAAAATCCCGCAATGA
- a CDS encoding radical SAM protein produces the protein MPQARYIETRRQGRLKQKIKQAYDLMESCCLCPRECQVDRARDQTGVCRASNVLEISSYCPHFGEEPPLSGTQGSGTIFFTHCSLRCLFCQNHDISIQGQGQRAQTGQLASVMLALQKAGCHNINLVTPGHFLPFILEELDIAARNGLTLPLIYNSSGYERLEALKILDGIVDIYLPDFKFWDPDIAQKICNARDYPSVARQAVTEMFHQVGNLKTDSKGIAVYGLLVRHLVLPENLAGTREVVEFLSRNVSPNCRINVMSQYRPMYRARTLPELSRQVSALEYKDALNLAKRSGLSTGD, from the coding sequence ATGCCCCAGGCCCGGTACATTGAAACAAGGCGTCAGGGACGCCTGAAACAAAAAATCAAACAGGCCTATGACCTGATGGAAAGCTGCTGCCTGTGCCCCAGGGAATGCCAAGTGGACCGTGCCCGGGATCAGACCGGGGTCTGCAGGGCTTCAAACGTTCTGGAAATTTCAAGTTACTGTCCCCACTTTGGTGAAGAGCCCCCCTTGTCCGGGACCCAGGGCTCGGGCACCATTTTTTTTACCCATTGCAGCTTGCGGTGCCTTTTCTGCCAGAACCATGACATCAGCATCCAGGGCCAGGGCCAAAGGGCCCAAACCGGCCAGTTGGCTTCGGTCATGCTGGCCCTTCAAAAGGCCGGATGCCACAACATCAACCTGGTCACCCCGGGGCATTTCCTGCCCTTTATCCTTGAAGAACTCGATATTGCGGCCCGGAACGGCCTGACGCTTCCTTTGATATACAACTCATCAGGGTATGAACGCCTTGAAGCCCTCAAAATCCTGGACGGGATTGTGGATATTTACCTTCCGGATTTTAAATTCTGGGACCCGGACATCGCCCAAAAAATCTGCAACGCCCGGGATTATCCGTCCGTCGCCCGGCAGGCCGTAACGGAAATGTTCCATCAGGTCGGGAATCTTAAAACCGATTCAAAGGGCATTGCCGTTTACGGTCTTCTTGTCCGCCACCTGGTGTTGCCTGAAAACCTGGCCGGCACCCGTGAAGTGGTAGAATTTTTAAGCCGGAATGTCTCCCCAAACTGCCGGATCAATGTCATGTCCCAATACCGGCCCATGTACCGGGCCCGCACCCTGCCTGAACTGTCAAGACAGGTCTCAGCCTTAGAATACAAAGACGCGTTAAACCTTGCAAAGCGGTCCGGTCTGTCAACTGGCGATTAA
- a CDS encoding aminotransferase class IV, with protein sequence MKTYYVDGRFVPADQAVIPVDDLAVLRGYGVCDIMRTYNGRPFFLNEHIRRLQHSAAQIGLTLPWDEDRIKEIVLETIEKNFNGSLSGAGRPDDSEMDEANIRIVITGGSSPDFLNPKGRPRLIVLVTPITKLPEEWYTDGAKIITVERERSIPGAKVTSYVPAALALKKAKTVGAMEALYVNSAGEALECTTSNLFAFFGNCLVTAGSGILKGITRELIMTLGADMFEIKEEKLLLKDLLKADEVFITGTNKGVVPVIQIDDTVIKDGRPGKNTLKILNALNRHAEEFSKS encoded by the coding sequence ATGAAGACCTATTATGTGGACGGCCGGTTTGTCCCGGCAGATCAGGCCGTCATTCCAGTTGATGACCTTGCTGTGCTCAGGGGATATGGTGTGTGCGACATCATGCGGACCTATAACGGCAGACCCTTTTTTTTAAATGAACATATCAGGCGGCTCCAGCATTCCGCCGCCCAGATCGGCTTGACCCTGCCCTGGGATGAGGACCGGATCAAAGAAATCGTTCTTGAAACCATTGAAAAAAATTTCAACGGTTCTTTATCAGGTGCCGGCCGCCCCGATGACAGCGAAATGGATGAGGCCAATATCCGGATTGTCATCACCGGCGGTTCCAGCCCTGACTTTTTAAATCCCAAGGGCCGGCCCCGCCTCATTGTTCTGGTTACCCCCATTACCAAACTGCCCGAAGAATGGTACACCGATGGGGCCAAGATTATCACCGTTGAACGGGAAAGATCCATTCCCGGGGCCAAGGTGACCTCTTACGTCCCGGCGGCCCTGGCCCTTAAAAAAGCCAAAACCGTGGGGGCCATGGAGGCCCTGTATGTGAATTCAGCCGGGGAGGCCCTTGAATGCACCACCTCCAATTTATTTGCCTTTTTCGGCAATTGCCTGGTAACGGCAGGCTCCGGCATTCTTAAGGGCATCACCCGGGAACTGATCATGACCCTTGGTGCCGATATGTTCGAGATAAAAGAAGAAAAACTGCTGTTAAAGGATCTTCTCAAGGCAGATGAGGTCTTTATCACGGGCACCAACAAGGGCGTGGTTCCGGTGATTCAAATTGACGATACCGTTATCAAGGACGGCCGGCCCGGAAAAAACACCCTTAAAATTCTCAATGCCTTGAACCGGCACGCCGAAGAATTTTCTAAATCTTAG
- a CDS encoding EI24 domain-containing protein: MEFFSGIQYNIKGLLLSLKTPSLLLLGLLRFFVVFALTLSLSGLILLHHDNILSMIWTAPDGGWLIYVWHVASWLLSLFLAGIAMIIAYLIAQLFFCVFIMDYMSRITERLVLGHEKHPVQASWVAFFIYLIRQEIPRAVIPVLISIVIMGLGLFTPISPAILIISAMAGAMFMAWDNTDLVPARRMKPFSERLGFLKRHLLFHLGFGLLFLIPWLNILILSFAPVGATLYVIDKEDR, encoded by the coding sequence ATGGAATTTTTTTCAGGAATTCAATATAACATCAAAGGACTGCTTCTTTCTTTAAAAACCCCTTCACTACTGTTGCTCGGGCTGCTCAGATTTTTTGTGGTGTTTGCCTTGACCCTTTCTTTAAGCGGGTTAATTTTGCTTCATCATGACAATATTCTGTCCATGATATGGACGGCACCCGACGGCGGGTGGCTGATATATGTCTGGCATGTGGCCTCCTGGCTGCTGTCCTTGTTTCTGGCCGGCATTGCCATGATCATTGCTTACCTCATTGCCCAGTTGTTTTTCTGTGTGTTTATCATGGACTATATGTCCAGGATTACAGAAAGACTGGTTCTAGGCCATGAAAAACATCCGGTTCAGGCCTCCTGGGTGGCTTTTTTCATTTATCTGATCAGGCAGGAAATCCCCCGAGCCGTGATCCCGGTGCTGATCAGTATTGTAATCATGGGGCTTGGCCTGTTCACCCCCATCAGTCCTGCGATTTTGATCATCTCCGCCATGGCCGGGGCCATGTTTATGGCCTGGGACAATACCGACCTTGTGCCGGCCCGGCGGATGAAACCCTTTTCCGAAAGGCTTGGCTTTTTAAAGCGTCATCTGCTGTTTCACCTGGGATTCGGGCTTTTGTTTCTCATCCCCTGGCTGAATATCCTTATCCTTTCTTTTGCGCCGGTGGGGGCCACTTTGTATGTGATTGACAAAGAAGACCGGTAA
- a CDS encoding cereblon family protein produces the protein MAVICKQRSETLTEPDSQTLVEDEKVIICRVCSQLVTKPELSIRVNDAHAHVFANPHGNVFEIGCFSHAPGCVPVSQRSDEFTWFPGYSWTIGACAGCGSHLGWIFSGETGGMVNRFYGLILDKLIFP, from the coding sequence ATGGCCGTTATTTGCAAACAGCGGTCTGAGACCCTTACAGAACCCGACAGCCAGACCCTCGTTGAAGATGAAAAGGTGATTATCTGCAGGGTTTGCAGCCAACTTGTTACCAAACCGGAACTGAGCATCCGGGTCAATGATGCCCATGCCCATGTGTTTGCCAATCCCCACGGCAATGTATTTGAAATCGGCTGTTTTTCCCATGCCCCGGGGTGTGTGCCGGTTTCCCAACGATCTGATGAATTTACCTGGTTTCCCGGATATTCATGGACCATTGGTGCCTGTGCCGGGTGCGGATCCCATCTGGGCTGGATTTTTTCCGGCGAAACCGGCGGCATGGTGAACCGGTTTTATGGCTTAATTCTGGATAAATTGATTTTTCCTTGA
- a CDS encoding CPBP family glutamic-type intramembrane protease — translation MPQKISVARWANQELIIPYAAPYFAYVAISSVLHNKISVELNYCLKLVIVPALLAWAWKWYVPLTGPKSKVVSSLYGVVFGIVGLVVWIALFAPFATPGQEPWTVTGFILRLVTASLVVPVFEELMMRGFVYRVALQWDEFRKQKVKQPLWHTLEHADISTVSPGAWNWAAVWISTVIFTLGHTTPEWPAAIAYGLLMAFLWIIRKDLLSCIVAHGVTNLGLALYVYYTGSWELW, via the coding sequence ATGCCGCAAAAAATATCTGTTGCTCGATGGGCCAACCAGGAACTGATTATTCCCTATGCTGCACCATATTTTGCATATGTAGCCATTTCCTCGGTTCTGCACAATAAAATTAGCGTTGAACTCAATTACTGCCTAAAGCTTGTTATCGTCCCAGCACTGCTCGCCTGGGCCTGGAAGTGGTACGTCCCTTTAACCGGTCCTAAAAGCAAAGTGGTCTCATCCCTGTACGGCGTGGTTTTCGGCATTGTCGGCCTGGTGGTATGGATTGCTCTTTTTGCGCCGTTTGCCACCCCCGGCCAGGAGCCGTGGACAGTTACCGGGTTTATTCTTCGCCTGGTCACGGCCAGCCTGGTGGTCCCGGTATTTGAAGAGCTGATGATGCGCGGGTTTGTGTACCGGGTGGCCCTTCAATGGGATGAATTTCGAAAACAAAAAGTAAAACAGCCCCTCTGGCACACCCTTGAACACGCCGATATTTCAACGGTTTCGCCGGGGGCCTGGAACTGGGCCGCTGTCTGGATTTCCACGGTGATTTTTACCCTGGGCCACACCACCCCGGAGTGGCCGGCTGCCATTGCCTACGGTCTTTTGATGGCCTTTTTGTGGATTATTAGAAAAGATCTTTTATCCTGTATCGTGGCCCATGGTGTCACCAATTTGGGGCTGGCGCTTTATGTCTATTATACCGGCTCCTGGGAGTTGTGGTAG